One part of the Polyangiaceae bacterium genome encodes these proteins:
- a CDS encoding polyamine aminopropyltransferase, with protein sequence MVLVIATAGLVYELVMAAVASYVLGDSVTQFSTIIGLYLSALGLGAYISKFIDRRLALTFVDVELAAALIGGASAPLLFLAFSYTAAFHFILYGMVLVVGTLVGLELPLLMRLLGRELSFKDLIARALTFDYAGALIGSLGFSLLLVPKLGLARSSLVCGLLNAGVALVSTWILPSTDAGERRSFGGARVRAVLVLLILAAGILESERVTGLAESALFPGKVIFAEHSRYQRIVLTERQNAGHKTFQLQLNGNLQFDTADEYRYHEALVHPAMQSARQHAEVAVGGGGDGLAAREILRWPGVERITLVDLDPAMTELGKHNPLLKEQNRGAMNDPRMEVHNSDAMVWFRDHDRRFDVIILDFPDPTNYSLGKLYSARFYRTIYERLADDGALVVQSTSPLFALQAYWCINATLRSVGFSTAPYHVFVPAFGEWGYVLAKKAPFVPPRDLQVSGLAYLTPETLRLAFSFPEDMQPVATPVNRLDNQALVHFYLDAWSRWQ encoded by the coding sequence ATGGTGTTGGTGATCGCCACCGCTGGGCTGGTGTACGAGCTCGTGATGGCGGCGGTCGCGAGCTACGTGCTCGGCGACTCAGTCACTCAGTTCTCGACGATCATCGGCCTCTACCTGTCGGCCCTTGGCCTCGGGGCGTACATATCGAAGTTCATCGATAGGCGCCTGGCGCTCACCTTTGTGGACGTGGAGTTAGCCGCGGCGTTGATCGGAGGCGCCAGCGCACCGCTGCTGTTCCTGGCGTTTTCCTACACGGCTGCGTTCCACTTCATCCTGTATGGGATGGTGCTGGTGGTCGGCACGCTGGTTGGACTCGAGCTTCCGCTCTTGATGCGCCTCTTGGGCCGCGAGCTTTCCTTCAAGGACCTGATCGCCAGGGCGCTCACCTTCGACTACGCCGGCGCGCTGATCGGCTCGCTTGGCTTCAGTTTGCTCTTGGTGCCCAAGCTCGGCCTAGCGCGCAGCTCCTTGGTGTGCGGACTGCTCAACGCCGGCGTGGCCTTGGTTTCCACATGGATTTTACCAAGCACGGACGCGGGCGAACGCCGCAGCTTTGGCGGTGCCCGGGTGCGCGCCGTACTGGTGCTCCTGATCCTCGCCGCAGGGATCTTGGAGAGCGAACGTGTCACCGGCCTCGCGGAGTCCGCGCTGTTTCCCGGAAAGGTGATCTTCGCGGAGCACTCTCGCTACCAACGCATCGTTCTGACGGAACGTCAGAACGCGGGTCACAAGACCTTCCAGCTACAGCTGAACGGCAACCTGCAGTTCGATACCGCTGACGAGTATCGCTACCACGAAGCCTTGGTTCACCCCGCGATGCAGAGCGCGCGGCAGCATGCCGAGGTCGCCGTCGGAGGCGGCGGGGACGGCCTGGCGGCGCGAGAAATCCTGCGTTGGCCCGGCGTCGAGCGCATCACCCTGGTGGATTTGGATCCAGCGATGACCGAGCTGGGGAAGCACAACCCCCTGCTCAAGGAACAAAACCGTGGGGCAATGAACGACCCTCGGATGGAAGTGCACAACAGCGATGCGATGGTGTGGTTTCGCGACCACGATCGACGCTTCGACGTAATCATCTTGGATTTCCCGGACCCGACGAACTACTCCCTGGGCAAGCTCTACTCCGCGCGCTTCTACCGCACGATCTACGAACGCTTGGCTGATGATGGCGCCCTGGTCGTGCAGAGCACGAGCCCGCTCTTCGCGCTGCAGGCGTACTGGTGCATCAACGCTACGCTGCGCAGCGTCGGCTTCAGCACCGCGCCCTATCACGTGTTCGTCCCCGCGTTTGGCGAGTGGGGTTACGTCTTGGCCAAGAAAGCGCCGTTCGTCCCGCCTCGGGATCTTCAAGTTTCGGGGCTGGCGTACCTCACCCCGGAGACCCTACGCCTCGCCTTCAGTTTCCCCGAGGACATGCAGCCCGTCGCCACACCGGTCAATCGCTTGGACAACCAGGCGCTCGTGCACTTCTACTTGGACGCGTGGTCCCGCTGGCAATAA
- a CDS encoding M20/M25/M40 family metallo-hydrolase, producing the protein MGDPHPQVPIDWQSLGQESLKHFKALLRIDTTNPPGNEIEAAKYIAALLDQEGIEYQMLESEPGRASLVARLRGSGKAGPLLLNGHLDVVPVDPEAWDHPPFDAVEAEGCIWGRGAIDMKNMVTMGLMTLITLHRRKVPLDRDVIFAAVADEEAGSDKGAVFLVENHPELVRAEYVLNEVGGHTLYMGDTRFYPIQVSEKGICWFRLKAIGEPGHGSMPHPGNPVLRIARAIEKLGSTRLPQHNTEVVEGFLKALAGGAPFPRNKVMALLLHPAFSNKLLDVLDRVQADQAMGINAMLRHTAAPTMLSGSKKVNVIPGSASVTVDGRVLPGYSTDDFLREVQAVVGDDLELEVLNQHEGTRFDSNTPLYDAICNSLKRHDSAAVPVPYMIPGFTDSFAYARLGATCYGFSPVKLGPELNFTRMYHGHNERIPVDGYLWGQRVLYELVEGFCKVS; encoded by the coding sequence ATGGGAGATCCTCACCCCCAAGTTCCCATTGATTGGCAGAGCCTGGGCCAGGAGTCCTTGAAGCACTTCAAGGCGCTCTTGCGCATCGATACGACGAATCCTCCGGGCAACGAAATCGAGGCCGCGAAGTACATCGCAGCGCTGCTCGATCAGGAGGGGATCGAGTACCAAATGCTCGAGTCGGAGCCCGGGCGTGCTTCGCTCGTAGCGCGCCTGCGGGGCTCCGGTAAGGCAGGGCCGTTGCTGCTGAACGGGCATTTGGACGTCGTGCCCGTGGACCCGGAGGCGTGGGACCACCCGCCATTCGACGCGGTGGAGGCCGAAGGCTGCATCTGGGGGCGTGGCGCCATCGACATGAAGAACATGGTCACCATGGGACTCATGACCCTGATCACCTTGCATCGCCGAAAGGTGCCCCTCGATCGCGACGTGATCTTCGCGGCGGTTGCCGACGAGGAAGCTGGAAGCGACAAGGGTGCAGTATTCCTGGTGGAAAATCACCCGGAGCTGGTGCGCGCCGAATACGTGCTGAACGAAGTCGGCGGCCACACGCTGTACATGGGAGATACGCGCTTCTATCCGATCCAAGTCAGCGAGAAGGGGATCTGCTGGTTCCGGCTGAAGGCGATTGGCGAGCCGGGTCACGGGTCCATGCCGCATCCAGGGAACCCGGTGCTGCGCATCGCCCGGGCCATCGAGAAGCTTGGCTCTACTCGGCTGCCGCAGCACAACACGGAGGTGGTGGAAGGCTTCTTGAAGGCGCTTGCGGGCGGCGCGCCATTCCCCCGTAACAAGGTGATGGCCCTGTTGCTGCACCCTGCGTTCAGCAACAAGCTGCTCGACGTGCTGGATCGCGTGCAGGCGGACCAAGCCATGGGCATCAACGCGATGCTTCGGCACACGGCGGCGCCGACCATGCTCAGCGGGAGCAAGAAGGTCAACGTCATCCCAGGCAGCGCCTCGGTGACCGTCGATGGCCGCGTGCTGCCCGGATACTCCACCGACGATTTCCTCCGGGAAGTGCAAGCGGTAGTGGGAGACGACCTAGAGCTCGAAGTGCTGAATCAGCACGAAGGCACGCGTTTCGATAGCAACACGCCGCTCTACGATGCGATCTGCAACAGCCTGAAGCGCCACGACTCGGCAGCGGTTCCGGTGCCCTACATGATCCCCGGCTTCACGGATTCCTTCGCCTATGCGCGGCTCGGAGCGACCTGCTACGGGTTCTCGCCGGTGAAGCTCGGGCCGGAGCTCAACTTCACCCGCATGTACCACGGCCACAACGAACGCATCCCGGTGGACGGCTACCTGTGGGGCCAGCGGGTGCTGTACGAGCTGGTCGAAGGCTTCTGCAAGGTGTCGTAG
- a CDS encoding acyltransferase — protein MRAKQQLAVPAVLGFVSIVGLFLPGCPNKDEPPPPLPEATADPAPSTSLQLEAEDAGVDADADAAKKAKGGPAPASGLKTCCAALAQNAKSAPPPNNVYMSQAAAVCYSMVAQGQGSGTIIGAIRGALKGAQMPSSCK, from the coding sequence ATGAGAGCCAAGCAGCAACTAGCGGTCCCTGCAGTCCTAGGCTTCGTCTCCATCGTGGGGTTGTTCTTACCGGGCTGTCCAAACAAGGACGAGCCGCCGCCGCCGTTGCCGGAGGCCACTGCCGACCCGGCGCCCTCAACGTCCCTCCAGCTCGAGGCTGAAGACGCGGGCGTCGATGCCGACGCGGACGCCGCCAAGAAGGCCAAAGGCGGTCCCGCTCCGGCTTCGGGTTTGAAGACGTGTTGCGCCGCTCTGGCGCAGAACGCGAAGAGCGCGCCTCCGCCGAACAACGTCTACATGAGCCAAGCCGCGGCCGTTTGCTACTCGATGGTGGCCCAAGGGCAGGGCAGCGGCACCATCATTGGGGCGATCCGCGGCGCCCTCAAGGGCGCGCAGATGCCGTCCTCGTGCAAGTAA
- a CDS encoding acyltransferase: MIPAGALIVPGCKKDEPPPPLPSAAPEPTEVKTLTLEEEDAGVDADADAGKKVVGKGVPASSLKNCCAALAQNAKSAPPPNNVYMSQAAAVCYSMVAQGQGSGTILGAIRGALKGANMPSSCR, from the coding sequence TTGATCCCCGCGGGCGCTCTCATCGTCCCCGGCTGCAAAAAGGACGAGCCGCCGCCTCCCTTGCCCTCCGCCGCGCCCGAGCCGACCGAGGTGAAGACGCTGACCCTCGAGGAAGAGGATGCTGGCGTGGACGCGGACGCGGACGCTGGCAAGAAGGTCGTTGGCAAGGGCGTGCCAGCCTCGAGCCTGAAAAACTGCTGCGCTGCGCTCGCTCAGAACGCGAAGAGCGCACCTCCGCCGAACAACGTCTACATGAGCCAGGCCGCTGCGGTCTGTTACTCGATGGTTGCTCAGGGCCAAGGCAGCGGCACCATCCTCGGCGCGATCCGTGGTGCGTTGAAGGGCGCGAACATGCCCTCTTCCTGTCGCTGA
- a CDS encoding vitamin B12-dependent ribonucleotide reductase, with product MVGHESGAKQVSAGISTPGAGQSTSSAEGLQFKRRYTTQDVAPFDQVEWQRRTSVITNPDGSVVFKMEGAEIPREWSQLATDIVVSKYFRKSGLHGQKDQGETSVRQVVHRVAHTIRVAGERFGGYFATPEDAEVFEQELTFLLVNQYGAFNSPVWFNCGLYHEYGIEGSGGNWAWKEGTVDAISETPNAYIRPQCSACFIQSVDDDLMSIYELVKHEARLFKYGSGTGTNFSALRGRQEKLSGGGTSSGLMSFLEVLDRAAGATKSGGTTRRAAKMVCLDMDHPEIVDFVQWKVREEKKARALIAQGFESDFNGEAYKTVSGQNSNNSIRVNDDFMHAATTGGKWHTRARTTREVVDTYDAGELWNIIADAAWSCADPGVQYDTTINRWHTCPNTDRINASNPCSEYMFLDNSACNLSSLNLTKFLDADGHFDVDGYRHAIELFFVAQEILVDLSSYPTEQIARNSHDYRPLGLGYANLGTLLMVLGIPYDSDKGRAIAGALTAILCGHAYRVSSEMASSKGAFNGYAKNREPMLRVMRMHQEAAYGIDRDLCPEELWRAACDDWDSVVKLGEQHGYRNAQATVLAPTGTIGLLMDCDTTGIEPDFALVKFKKLAGGGYFKIVNQAVPHALAHLGYSPVEVQEIVAYISGTNTLVGAPHVNRQTLKEKGLDDQDLRKVEDALPGVFDLNLAFSPWVLGKDTYQRLNITAEKMSQPGFNLLKHLGFTAKEIEAAGDVIVGRMTIEGAPYLKTEHLPVFDCANRCGRTGERYLEPMAHIRMMAAAQPFLSGAISKTVNLPNEASVDDVRRIYEEGWKLGLKAVALYRDGCKASQPLSTSSDQKEEKEEAVEVAAKPVVQIRPTGTRVRLPKKRSGFTQEASVGGHKVFLRTGEYEDGSLGEIFIDMHKEGAAFRSLMNCFAMAVSVGLQYGVPLETYVEQFTFTRFEPHGVVSGHPNIKFSTSIVDYIFRVLGVEYLQRYDFAQVPPEEEPVSIADPVETRRQEEARALPAATATAAASESHSTGLDAQLEEMMGDAPVCDGCGHITVRNGACYKCLNCGNSMGCS from the coding sequence ATGGTGGGGCATGAATCGGGGGCAAAGCAGGTGAGCGCAGGGATCTCGACTCCTGGAGCAGGGCAGAGCACGAGCTCTGCCGAAGGGCTTCAATTCAAACGACGCTACACGACCCAAGACGTGGCTCCGTTCGACCAGGTCGAATGGCAGCGGCGTACGAGTGTGATCACCAACCCCGATGGCTCGGTGGTCTTCAAGATGGAGGGTGCAGAGATCCCCCGCGAGTGGTCTCAGCTGGCGACCGACATCGTAGTCAGCAAGTACTTCCGCAAGAGCGGCCTCCATGGTCAAAAGGATCAAGGCGAGACCAGCGTGCGCCAGGTCGTGCACCGCGTAGCGCACACCATCCGTGTTGCGGGTGAGCGCTTTGGCGGCTACTTCGCCACGCCGGAGGACGCCGAGGTGTTCGAGCAGGAGCTGACGTTCTTGTTGGTGAACCAGTACGGCGCCTTCAACTCGCCGGTTTGGTTCAACTGCGGGCTCTACCACGAGTACGGCATCGAAGGTTCCGGAGGGAACTGGGCCTGGAAAGAAGGTACGGTCGACGCGATCTCAGAGACGCCCAACGCGTACATCCGTCCCCAGTGCTCGGCGTGCTTCATTCAGTCGGTCGACGATGACCTGATGAGCATCTACGAGCTCGTGAAGCACGAGGCGCGCTTGTTCAAGTACGGCTCCGGAACGGGTACCAACTTCAGCGCGCTGCGTGGTCGTCAGGAGAAGCTCTCCGGTGGTGGCACCTCGAGCGGCCTGATGAGCTTCCTCGAGGTGCTCGATCGCGCCGCAGGTGCGACCAAGAGCGGTGGCACCACACGTCGCGCCGCCAAGATGGTGTGCCTCGACATGGACCACCCCGAGATCGTCGATTTCGTGCAGTGGAAGGTGCGGGAAGAGAAGAAGGCGCGTGCGCTCATCGCCCAGGGCTTCGAGTCCGACTTCAACGGCGAAGCTTACAAGACCGTCAGCGGTCAGAACTCCAACAACTCGATCCGCGTGAACGACGACTTCATGCACGCGGCGACTACCGGCGGAAAGTGGCACACCCGCGCGCGTACCACGCGCGAGGTGGTGGACACCTACGACGCGGGCGAGCTGTGGAATATCATCGCGGATGCCGCCTGGAGCTGCGCCGACCCGGGCGTGCAGTACGACACCACGATCAATCGCTGGCACACCTGCCCGAACACGGATCGCATCAACGCCTCGAACCCGTGCTCCGAGTACATGTTCCTCGACAACTCGGCGTGTAACCTCTCGTCGCTGAACCTCACCAAGTTCCTCGACGCGGACGGTCACTTCGATGTCGACGGCTACCGGCACGCCATCGAGCTGTTCTTCGTGGCCCAAGAGATCCTGGTGGATCTCTCCAGTTACCCCACGGAACAGATCGCGCGTAACTCCCACGACTACCGTCCTCTGGGCCTGGGCTACGCCAACCTGGGCACGCTGCTGATGGTGCTCGGCATCCCGTACGACTCCGACAAGGGGCGCGCCATCGCCGGCGCACTGACGGCCATCCTCTGCGGCCACGCCTACCGCGTGAGCTCCGAAATGGCTTCCAGCAAGGGCGCCTTCAACGGCTACGCGAAGAACCGCGAGCCCATGCTGCGCGTGATGCGCATGCATCAGGAGGCGGCGTACGGCATCGACCGCGACCTCTGTCCGGAAGAGCTGTGGCGCGCCGCGTGCGATGACTGGGACAGCGTGGTCAAGCTGGGCGAGCAGCACGGCTATCGCAATGCTCAGGCCACGGTACTGGCTCCTACGGGAACCATCGGGCTCTTGATGGATTGCGACACCACGGGCATCGAGCCGGACTTCGCACTGGTGAAGTTCAAGAAGCTCGCTGGCGGTGGCTACTTCAAGATCGTCAACCAGGCAGTGCCCCACGCGCTCGCGCACTTGGGCTACAGCCCGGTCGAGGTCCAAGAGATCGTTGCGTACATCTCCGGCACCAACACCCTGGTCGGCGCGCCCCACGTGAATCGTCAGACTCTCAAGGAGAAGGGCCTCGACGATCAAGATCTGCGCAAGGTGGAAGACGCGCTCCCGGGCGTGTTCGATCTCAATCTGGCGTTCTCACCTTGGGTGCTCGGCAAGGACACCTACCAGCGGCTGAATATCACCGCGGAAAAGATGAGCCAGCCGGGATTCAACCTGCTCAAGCACCTTGGCTTCACCGCCAAGGAGATTGAGGCGGCGGGAGACGTCATCGTTGGACGCATGACCATCGAAGGCGCGCCCTACCTCAAGACGGAGCACCTGCCCGTGTTCGACTGCGCGAACCGCTGCGGCCGCACGGGTGAGCGCTACCTCGAGCCGATGGCGCACATCCGGATGATGGCAGCGGCGCAGCCGTTCCTCTCAGGTGCGATCAGCAAAACCGTCAACCTGCCCAACGAGGCAAGCGTGGACGACGTGCGGCGCATCTACGAAGAGGGCTGGAAGCTCGGCCTCAAGGCGGTCGCGCTGTACCGCGATGGGTGCAAGGCCTCACAGCCGCTCTCCACTTCGAGCGATCAGAAAGAGGAAAAGGAAGAGGCGGTTGAAGTTGCGGCGAAGCCCGTCGTGCAAATCCGCCCGACCGGCACGCGCGTGCGCCTACCGAAGAAGCGCTCGGGCTTCACCCAAGAGGCATCCGTCGGTGGCCACAAGGTGTTCCTCCGCACGGGCGAGTACGAAGACGGCTCCCTCGGCGAAATCTTCATCGACATGCACAAGGAAGGCGCCGCCTTCCGTTCGTTGATGAACTGCTTCGCCATGGCCGTGAGCGTGGGCCTGCAATACGGTGTGCCCCTCGAGACCTACGTGGAGCAATTCACCTTCACGCGCTTCGAACCCCACGGCGTCGTGTCGGGGCACCCGAACATCAAGTTCTCCACTTCGATCGTCGACTACATCTTCCGCGTGCTCGGCGTGGAGTACCTGCAGCGCTACGACTTCGCTCAGGTGCCTCCGGAAGAGGAGCCGGTATCCATCGCCGATCCGGTGGAGACGCGACGTCAGGAGGAGGCGCGCGCACTGCCCGCCGCCACCGCGACCGCTGCGGCCAGCGAGAGCCACAGCACCGGGCTCGACGCACAGCTCGAAGAGATGATGGGTGACGCGCCGGTCTGTGACGGTTGCGGGCACATCACCGTCCGCAACGGCGCTTGTTACAAGTGCCTGAACTGCGGCAACTCGATGGGCTGCTCCTGA
- a CDS encoding serine/threonine protein kinase: MQTLGEIQPGQTLGRYEFLVPIAQGGMAAVWAARLHGTRGFSKTVAIKTMLPTISDDPMFEQMFLDEATIASNIRHPNVVQIQDLGEQNDILYLVMEWVDGEPLSAIRRAAAKEGGIPRNIAVRIVADACAGLHAAHELKDETGEPLGLVHRDISPQNILLTFDGQVKIVDFGVAKAAGRSAAETNAGQIKGKPPYMSPEQALGEEIDRRTDLFALGIILYQLTTGKHPFRGESDVITLQNIVSDRPIVAPRAFDKDYPRPLETVVMKALARDPNERYQTAAEFEAALDRVFPPNMPRVRADDVGKFITGLLGERGEKRREALREAIKQADERALNNQERLQMRSMPDLLSQVSLPRVSRPSDGDSVPPSQGTLVDTMTVQLSTHAGLQSSSGLGSAHPSSGHISSLPPPPSGEYGLAHGTPYGTETAAPAIKPKKSGAGLVLGLLLGLAVLGGGAAFAVMKLQPKAEAPQTAVANTAETAPTTAETGTAPEAETVAPDPAAPPGEDAGATLSADELEKETKPANAGGQAPHAGGVGKVKPGPAATASAAPTATTKPKPTSTNGFVPPPVTDPGF, from the coding sequence ATGCAGACGCTTGGGGAAATCCAACCTGGTCAGACCCTCGGTCGCTACGAGTTCCTGGTGCCCATCGCACAAGGGGGCATGGCCGCCGTATGGGCAGCGCGCTTGCATGGGACGCGTGGTTTTTCGAAGACGGTCGCCATCAAGACCATGCTGCCGACGATCAGTGATGATCCGATGTTCGAGCAGATGTTCTTGGATGAAGCCACCATCGCTTCGAACATCCGTCACCCGAACGTCGTACAGATCCAGGACCTCGGTGAGCAGAACGACATCCTCTACCTCGTGATGGAGTGGGTCGACGGCGAACCGCTCAGTGCGATCCGGCGCGCCGCCGCAAAGGAAGGCGGAATCCCACGCAACATCGCGGTGCGTATCGTGGCGGACGCTTGCGCAGGGTTGCACGCGGCGCACGAGCTCAAGGACGAAACGGGCGAGCCTCTAGGCCTGGTTCATCGCGACATTTCCCCACAGAATATCCTGCTCACCTTCGACGGGCAGGTAAAGATCGTCGACTTCGGTGTTGCAAAGGCCGCTGGGCGCAGTGCCGCGGAGACCAACGCAGGTCAGATCAAGGGGAAGCCCCCCTACATGAGCCCGGAGCAGGCGCTGGGCGAGGAAATCGATCGTCGGACGGACCTGTTCGCCCTCGGCATCATCCTCTACCAGCTGACCACCGGCAAGCATCCTTTCCGCGGGGAAAGTGATGTGATCACGCTGCAGAACATCGTTTCCGATCGACCGATCGTCGCGCCCCGAGCGTTCGACAAGGACTACCCTCGCCCCCTCGAGACGGTAGTGATGAAGGCCCTCGCGCGGGACCCCAACGAGCGCTACCAGACGGCGGCAGAGTTCGAAGCCGCGCTCGACCGCGTTTTTCCGCCTAATATGCCGCGCGTGAGGGCCGACGATGTCGGCAAGTTCATCACCGGGCTCCTGGGGGAGCGCGGTGAAAAGCGCCGCGAGGCGCTGCGCGAAGCGATCAAGCAAGCGGACGAGCGAGCGCTGAACAACCAGGAGCGCCTCCAGATGCGCTCGATGCCCGATCTGCTCAGCCAGGTCTCCCTACCTCGTGTGAGTCGCCCTTCGGACGGCGACTCTGTCCCGCCATCGCAGGGCACCTTGGTCGATACGATGACCGTGCAGCTGTCGACACACGCCGGCCTGCAATCGAGCAGCGGGCTCGGCAGCGCACACCCAAGCAGCGGACACATCAGCAGCCTGCCTCCGCCTCCCAGCGGGGAGTATGGCCTCGCGCATGGTACTCCGTACGGAACCGAAACCGCCGCGCCCGCCATCAAGCCGAAGAAGTCTGGCGCGGGCTTGGTGCTCGGGCTGTTGCTCGGCCTTGCGGTGTTGGGCGGCGGCGCCGCGTTCGCCGTCATGAAGCTGCAGCCAAAGGCCGAGGCGCCGCAGACCGCAGTGGCTAACACCGCCGAGACGGCGCCCACCACCGCAGAAACGGGCACCGCTCCGGAAGCGGAGACGGTCGCTCCCGACCCGGCGGCGCCTCCGGGTGAGGACGCTGGCGCGACCCTGAGCGCTGACGAGCTGGAGAAAGAGACGAAACCAGCCAACGCGGGCGGCCAAGCGCCACACGCTGGTGGCGTGGGCAAGGTCAAGCCCGGTCCAGCCGCAACCGCCAGCGCAGCCCCGACTGCAACCACGAAGCCGAAGCCAACGAGCACCAACGGCTTCGTCCCGCCGCCGGTAACCGACCCAGGCTTCTAG
- the thiL gene encoding thiamine-phosphate kinase, with protein MKVPRGERQRSQHQGTRRRGTERAPRGSRSTPTEAELIGVLTREFASVDGAAHVALGIGDDAACVRFSGNLVVSVDGQIEGTHFRREWLGLDDVGYRSFQAAISDLAAMGASPVAAVAHLTLPERFSTAELRRLTRGQAEAAQATSCPVVGGNLSRGPELTVVTTVLGKATRCLSRSGARPGDELWLLGEVGLARAGLELLSASTPVRSVATRRAVSAWRRPRALLDAGRGLVGKAHACLDVSDGLARDARNLAVASGVRVEIHAEALGAALSIDLGKAARTLGVSPLWLACEGGEDYALLAAGPSRRRPAEAKVIGAVRAGDGAHWVEAGGSKPLTGGFDHFSGQ; from the coding sequence ATGAAGGTTCCGCGCGGTGAGCGACAGCGCTCCCAGCATCAAGGCACCCGGCGACGCGGCACTGAGCGCGCACCCCGCGGCAGCCGATCGACGCCCACCGAAGCCGAGCTCATCGGGGTCCTGACTCGCGAATTTGCCAGCGTAGATGGCGCGGCTCACGTCGCCCTAGGGATCGGCGACGACGCCGCCTGTGTGAGGTTCTCTGGTAACCTTGTCGTGAGCGTCGACGGGCAGATCGAGGGCACACACTTCCGACGCGAGTGGCTCGGTCTGGACGACGTGGGCTATCGAAGTTTCCAGGCGGCAATTAGTGACTTGGCTGCGATGGGAGCATCGCCGGTGGCCGCCGTCGCCCATTTGACCCTTCCCGAGCGGTTCTCGACGGCGGAGCTGCGGCGCCTGACGCGAGGCCAGGCAGAGGCCGCCCAGGCGACTTCGTGCCCGGTGGTTGGGGGCAATCTCAGCCGCGGTCCAGAGCTGACGGTGGTCACGACGGTGCTGGGGAAGGCTACTCGTTGCTTGAGCCGCAGCGGTGCTCGGCCGGGAGATGAGCTTTGGCTCTTGGGCGAAGTCGGTCTGGCGCGTGCTGGGTTGGAACTGTTGAGCGCGTCCACTCCGGTCCGCTCTGTGGCGACGAGGCGAGCCGTTAGCGCCTGGCGTCGTCCACGGGCGCTGCTTGATGCCGGACGCGGGTTGGTCGGCAAGGCCCACGCGTGCTTGGACGTGTCCGATGGCTTGGCGCGTGACGCGCGCAACCTGGCTGTGGCGAGCGGGGTCCGTGTTGAAATCCACGCGGAAGCGCTGGGCGCCGCCCTGAGCATCGACTTGGGGAAGGCTGCGCGAACCCTGGGTGTGTCCCCGCTTTGGTTGGCCTGCGAAGGAGGAGAGGACTACGCCTTGCTCGCCGCCGGGCCCTCACGGCGTCGCCCCGCAGAAGCAAAAGTCATCGGCGCAGTTCGCGCAGGTGACGGTGCTCACTGGGTGGAAGCAGGTGGTTCGAAGCCGCTCACCGGCGGCTTTGATCACTTCTCAGGTCAGTGA